The DNA region GTTGTTTACAAAATTACTAATGGCACTTGCAGACACCATCATAATGATAACGGCAATGACCACTGCGGCGATCATAATTTCAACATGCTCTGCCATACCTACAGCAGTAATTACAGAATCCAGTGAAAATACGATGTCGAGCAACAGGATCTGGACAATAACCCCGGTAAAAGAATATACTTTTCCCTTGATCTCCTTTTCTTCTTCGCTTTCCAGCTTATCATGAATCTCGTGTGTACTTTTATAGATCAGAAACAAGCCCCCGATAATCAGGATCAGGTCACGCCCCGATATGGCCAGCTTTTCCAGCCATTCCGGATCGGAAACACCAACCAGCGTACCCAGGTTAAACAATGGCGTGGTTAAGGTCATTACCCAGGTAAGGGATAAAAGCAGCAAAATACGGGTGATCATGGCCAGGGCCAAACCTACCTGCCTGCCTTTTTTTTGCTGGTGCGCAGGTAACTTGCCAGACAAAATTGAAATGAAAATGATATTATCTATTCCCAGAACGATTTCCAGAACGGTTAGGGTCAGTAGTGAGATCCAGGCCTCAGGGCTGCTTAAAAATTCCATCTTTAAATTTAATGTACGCGAAGATATAAAAAAAGCTTGCTGAATTCATCAACAAGCTTTGTAGGTATTTGGTTTAATTTTTTAATTGAGGGTCACCCCACCGTGTTTGGAGTTTACCGTTACTTTGGAATTCCCACCCGAACCAATTTTCCCTGTATATTGTCTGTTTTGTCCCGTTCCTTCTGTTTTAACGGAAATGTTGGGGCCGTATTTGAAATCTGCCAAGCTGGTATTTACCTCCAGCACCGCATTATAGTTTGTACTAAAATTCACTGTTGCCTTTAACTGGGCACAATCTATTTCCAGCTTCCGGCATTCGGCAGTTACATCATTGATATTCAAACTATTGTATTGCATGGTAAACTTTGCATCCCCCTTTAGCCTCGAAATGGTAACATTGGCATACTGGGCATTGGTAATTAAGTCGACCGTTGTTCCGATCGTAAGGTTACTGTAACGCTGCACCAGGTTTGCAGCACCGCTAATGGTGCCAATGCTTACTTTTGCGTACGATGCGTTCAGGTACAGGTCATGTGCCGAGCCTATAGTAAGCCCGGGGCCATACTGCTGTACAATGTTTGCCTTTTCTGTTACTGAACCAATTTTTACAGCAGCATAGGCGGCATTAAGCTTCAATGTGCCTACACTACCAATGGTTAGCCCCGCACCATATTGCTGCGTAATTTCCGCCTGGTTGACGTTGCTGATATCCGCTCTTCCATACTGTACCCGGATCTTGTTACTGTTGCTTTTCAGGTTTCCCAGCTTAAGGTTGCCGTACTGTACATTGGCTTCAAGCGCCCCGGATAAATCACCAATACTGACATCTCCGTACTGATGGGAAAGTTTCAGGCTGTTTGTTGCAGGCATATACACCTGATAACTTCCTTTGATCTCTGCCTTCCATTTTTTGCCCGTCTTAACCTTTCCTTTGGCCAGTTTGGTGTCCAGGATCACTTCGCCTCCGGCACTCAGGGCTTTGATATTGGTCAGGTCAAGCAACTCCTGGGCCTCGGCAGTATTGTCTCCATACACCTTCAGGTCTACCTCTATCTTTACTTCGTTTTTATCCCAGGTCCTGATGTCCAGTGCGCCATACTGGTTGTTTACCGTTACCTTATCGTTGCGACCCACGGTAAATGATTTACTTACTTTTCTAGATTTAATCGCTTCTTGTGCATTTGCAAAACTAACCACACACAAAAGAAGCCCTGTTATCCAACTTTTCATATCTGGTTGTCCTTCCTGTTTGTATTCACTTCGTTAATGACAGACAATTGCTGGTTGATGATCTGCAGCTGGATCTGCAGGTTCTGCACCATAGCCTCAATGACCAGCTTCTGGTTCGGACTGTGCTGCAATTCTTTTTTCAGATCGGCATAGTCCTTGTCCAGCTGGTTAAGGTCGGCACTGAATTTCTGGTACAGGTCCGGATTATCCTCTGCCAGGGCCTTTAAACTATCCTTTTTTTCATCAATCATATTGGCAAACCTGGCTTCTTTTTCTCCCAGCGCCCTGCTGATATCAGCCACATCAATCTGTTTGTTTTTCTGGTGTCGGGTAAACATAAAAGTGACTGCAGCAATCAGTACCAGCGATGCCGCAATTCCCATCCATAAGTTTAAATTAAAGGGCCTGGCTTTTTTTTTCTTATCCAGCTGCTGCTCAATCTTTGCCCATAAGGCATCCGAGGGGGCCTCCAAATCAAAAGCCTTCTTATGCTCCCTGATGTAATCTTCCATTTTTCTACTCATCTTTTACTCCTTTCTTTCCTAGTAAAGCCGTCAATCTTAATTTTGCCCTCATGTACTGTGTCCTCGAGGTGTTCTCTGATATTTTTAATATGTATGCTATTTCCTGGTGATCGTAGCCCTCAAAAAGGTACAGCGATAAGATTACCCGGTAGCCATCTGCCAGCCTGGTCATGGCCTCTTTAATTTCATGTACCTTCAGTTCTTGTTCCTCCAGACCGGCTTCATCATCCTCTGCGGCTACATCAACCTCATCCAACCCTATGAACTCAGCCTTTCGCTTCCTCAGCACATTCAGTGATTTATGAATCACAATCTGTTTCAGCCACAGGCCAAAAGAAGTCTCCCCCCTGAAGGCTTCAATCTTAATAAAGGCATCTAAAAATGCCTCCTGCAGCACATCCTCTGCATCTGCCTCTGCATTTACAATGCGCAGGGCCACATTATACATAGCCCGGCTATACAATTTGTAAATTTCAAATTGTGCTTTACGGTTGCCCCGGCGGCATTCGCTCACCAGATCTGCATGCTTGTCTATATATACAGCTTCCAATATTTATCTGAATTCATAACATAAGACAAGCCACTATTCAAAACGTTGCATATCCTTTATTTTTTTTTTAAAGTACGAAAGTAAAATTGCCTGTGGTTGAAATATGTGGTTCAAAATGAATATTTTTGCCGCTTAATTCTTTATATAATGTTAAGAACAACTACTTGCGGAGCTTTAACCCTTAAAAACCTGGGCGAAAATGTAATCTTATGTGGCTGGGTACAAAAATCGAGAGATTTAGGCGGAATGACTTTTATAGACATCCGCGACCGGTATGGCATAACCCAGTTGGTTTTTAATATGGACGATAACCGCGAATTGTGCGAAGCTGCCCGTAACCTGGGCCGTGAATTTGTGATCAAAGCAAGCGGACAGGTAGTAGAACGCTCTAATAAAAACCTTAAAATGCCTACAGGTGAAGTGGAAATAAAGATTACCGCCCTGGAGGTACTGAATGCAGCCAAGCTGCCCCCGTTTTTAATAGACGATGAAACCGATGGCGGAGACGACCTGCGGATGAAATACCGTTACCTGGACCTGCGCCGTAACCCGGTGCGCAACAACATGATCATCCGTCATAAAATTGCACAGGCAGTTCGGCGTTACCTCGATGGGCTGGACTTCATTGAAGTGGAAACCCCTGTGCTCATCAAGTCCACTCCGGAAGGGGCAAGGGATTTTGTTGTGCCCAGCAGGATGAATGCCGGAGAGTTTTACGCGTTGCCGCAATCACCTCAGACTTTCAAACAGCTGTTAATGGTTTCCGGTTTTGACCGCTATTTCCAGATTGTAAAGTGTTTCAGGGATGAGGACCTTCGGGCAGACAGGCAGCCTGAGTTTACACAAATCGACTGTGAAATGTCTTTCATTGAACAAGAGGATATACTAAACACTTTTGAAGGCCTGATCCGCACCTTGTTTAAGGAAATTAAAGGCATAGACCTGCCTGAGGTGCCAAGAATGCAGTATGCTGATGCCATGCGCCTGTATGGTTCAGATAAACCGGATACCCGTTTTGAGATGCAGTTCGTGGAATTGAACAGCCTGGTAAAAGGCAAAGATTTTCCTGTTTTCGACAATGCTGAACTCATTATTGGTATCAATGCCAAAGGCTGCGCCAGCTATACCCGCAAGCAGGTAGATGAGCTGACCGACTTTATTAAACGCCCGCAGATTGGTGCTACTGGCCTAATTTACATGCGCCACAATGAAGATGGCTCACTGAAGTCTTCGGTAGATAAGTTTTATGATGAAGAGGCCTTAAAAGGATGGTCTGCTGCATTCGACACCCAACCGGGTGATTTGCTGCTGATTATGGCCGGCAGTACAGATAAAGTCCGCAAGCAACTGAGCGAACTGCGCCTAGAAATGGGTAACCGCCTGGGGCTACGCGATAAAAATACCTTCAGCGCCCTTTGGGTACTGGACTTCCCATTACTGGAATGGGATGAAGAAACCGAACGCTACCATGCCATGCACCACCCTTTTACCTCACCAAAACCGGAAGACATTGCTTTGCTCGATACCAAACCGGGCGAAGTGAGGGCAAATGCATATGATATGGTCATCAATGGAACTGAAGTTGGCGGAGGCTCTATCCGTATTCACGACAGGGCCCTGCAGGCGCTGATGTTCAAACACCTGGGCTTTTCTGCAGAAGAAGCACAAAAACAGTTCGGGTTCCTGATGGATGCCTTTGAATTTGGCGCCCCTCCACATGGCGGCATTGCCTTCGGATTTGACAGGCTGTGCTCTATTTTCGCTGGCTTAGACAGCATCCGTGACGTAATTGCCTTTCCTAAAAACAATTCAGGAAGAGATGTCATGATTGATAGTCCTTCTACCATAGACAGCAAACAGCTGGATGAATTAAAAATAAAATCTACATTTTAAGTTTTTCATTCCATAAAAAAGGGCTTCATGTAAACATGAAGCCCTTTTTCTTATCAATAAGTCTCGCTATCCGGAGGAATGCCATAATCCACATACTGCGGCGCTTTATCTTTTTTCTTCCTGGATCCGCTAAACCATGACTTTACAGAATTGAAAATCGCTGAAATATGCTCTGCATCCAGGCTCTTTCCAACCTTGTTGGAAGCCAATCCAACAAGCGTTTTGGTCAAAAAGCCTGAACCTTTAAACAAAGTTGTATTCATAATAAAAGGCAGTACCATAGACATCAAGCTGCTGCTGATGTTGAGCTTATCGTCTATCTTAAGCAATGCAGAGGGGCTCGCATATTTTTTGATCAGCCCTCCCAAGGTAAACTGATGAAGGTACACGCGGGTATCCTTTAACAACAGTTCTCCTTTCTGCTTATGCTCGGCCTTTAAGCTGGCTACCATGGCATGGAGTTCCTCTAAATTATTGATATTATACCTTCTGTTCATCTTCTTCATCCTTATCTGCCAGTTTGTTAAAATAGTTTCTGATTGTAAAGTTGATTATCGCTTTCTCGATATACTTCTCTTTTGTATAGTATACAATAAGCGCCAGCAGTACATAAATCCCTGCAACACAGCCAAAACCACGAGCGTAGCTTCCAAGTACATCCGACAGGAAAAGGGCGAGTGTAAACGTTCCGAACAGAAAGGCCAGAATGAAACAGATCACAACTGCTGCATTGGTTACTACATCCGCAAATATCTTCGATATCTTTTCTACCAGGTACAGTCGCGTATATTCTACCCGTGTATCTACATAACTTTTGGCATCCTCAAAAAGATCCTCAATACCCTTTTCTTTGTTCTCCTGCATTGTCAATGGTTTTAGCTTTTTTTACGCATGTTCCAGATCGTCATCGACAAATTCATTTTCCGATTGACGAAGTTTATTCTTTACAGAGCTTACCACCTTATCTTTCAGGTTGCTCAGGTTATTGATCTCGTCGGCAGCTTTATCCTTAATAGAATCTCCAAGATCTTTTAAGGACTGGCTCAGTCTGTCCCTGGTTTCGCTTCCCTTTTCAGGTGCAAATAACAAACCCAATGCGGCGCCGGCAGCTAAGCCTACCAACAATCCAACCAACACTTTTGAATTATCATTCATAACATTTCAATTTTATAGTTAACGATACATTAATTCTCCTGAACGCCATTATTATAACTCCCCTTGTTCAGAAATTGTTTTAATTCTTTCCAATCTTTCGGAAGCCATGGCACTTGTTTCGTATATTTTAATCAGCAGAATAAAATACGACAACAGTAACGGACCAAAAACAAGTCCCAGTATACCAAATAAGGGTATACCAATAACTACGCCAATTACGGTAATGATGGGATGGATGTTACCAACTTTTTTGGCAATGACAAAACGCAGCACATTATCAATATTGATAATCACCACAAAACCGAATATAAGCATGCCCCAGGCTGCAAAATTATTGCCATTGACCATTTGTATCAAGGCAGCCGGAACAAAGACTACCGGTGGCCCAAGTACAGGCACAAAGGAAATAAAAGTGGTAATTACCCCCCAGAACAGCGGATCGCTATAACCCAGCACATAAAAACACAAACTCAGCAATGAGCCCTGGACAATTGCTATGAATCCCTGTCCTAAAACATTGGCATAGGTGGTATTGCGCATTTCTTCAGCAAAACGCTGCGCATTCTGCATCCTGAAAGGTGCATATTTGATCAGTGCAGCTTCAAACCGCTCTCTTTCTACCAGCATAAAGTATAGTAAAAAGTACATCAGCAGCAAGCCCAGGACAATATTAAAGGCCCCAGAGATCAATGAAGGGAACAGCTCTGTGGCCCAGCTGCCCGCTTTCTTAAGCCCATCCTCTACCAATTTCTGTACATCATCCCCTACAGGAATCAGGTGTTTCAGTTTAAAAAG from Pedobacter africanus includes:
- a CDS encoding TerC family protein, which gives rise to MEFLSSPEAWISLLTLTVLEIVLGIDNIIFISILSGKLPAHQQKKGRQVGLALAMITRILLLLSLTWVMTLTTPLFNLGTLVGVSDPEWLEKLAISGRDLILIIGGLFLIYKSTHEIHDKLESEEEKEIKGKVYSFTGVIVQILLLDIVFSLDSVITAVGMAEHVEIMIAAVVIAVIIMMVSASAISNFVNNHPTVKMLALSFLLLIGVSLLAEGLDQHIPKGYIYFAMAFSILVEMLNLKMKKNAEKPVELRNTPNENENKA
- a CDS encoding RNA polymerase sigma factor; protein product: MEAVYIDKHADLVSECRRGNRKAQFEIYKLYSRAMYNVALRIVNAEADAEDVLQEAFLDAFIKIEAFRGETSFGLWLKQIVIHKSLNVLRKRKAEFIGLDEVDVAAEDDEAGLEEQELKVHEIKEAMTRLADGYRVILSLYLFEGYDHQEIAYILKISENTSRTQYMRAKLRLTALLGKKGVKDE
- the aspS gene encoding aspartate--tRNA ligase, with protein sequence MLRTTTCGALTLKNLGENVILCGWVQKSRDLGGMTFIDIRDRYGITQLVFNMDDNRELCEAARNLGREFVIKASGQVVERSNKNLKMPTGEVEIKITALEVLNAAKLPPFLIDDETDGGDDLRMKYRYLDLRRNPVRNNMIIRHKIAQAVRRYLDGLDFIEVETPVLIKSTPEGARDFVVPSRMNAGEFYALPQSPQTFKQLLMVSGFDRYFQIVKCFRDEDLRADRQPEFTQIDCEMSFIEQEDILNTFEGLIRTLFKEIKGIDLPEVPRMQYADAMRLYGSDKPDTRFEMQFVELNSLVKGKDFPVFDNAELIIGINAKGCASYTRKQVDELTDFIKRPQIGATGLIYMRHNEDGSLKSSVDKFYDEEALKGWSAAFDTQPGDLLLIMAGSTDKVRKQLSELRLEMGNRLGLRDKNTFSALWVLDFPLLEWDEETERYHAMHHPFTSPKPEDIALLDTKPGEVRANAYDMVINGTEVGGGSIRIHDRALQALMFKHLGFSAEEAQKQFGFLMDAFEFGAPPHGGIAFGFDRLCSIFAGLDSIRDVIAFPKNNSGRDVMIDSPSTIDSKQLDELKIKSTF
- a CDS encoding phage holin family protein, whose translation is MQENKEKGIEDLFEDAKSYVDTRVEYTRLYLVEKISKIFADVVTNAAVVICFILAFLFGTFTLALFLSDVLGSYARGFGCVAGIYVLLALIVYYTKEKYIEKAIINFTIRNYFNKLADKDEEDEQKV
- a CDS encoding YtxH domain-containing protein; the protein is MNDNSKVLVGLLVGLAAGAALGLLFAPEKGSETRDRLSQSLKDLGDSIKDKAADEINNLSNLKDKVVSSVKNKLRQSENEFVDDDLEHA
- a CDS encoding AI-2E family transporter; the protein is MSIFTYKQRNNINLVIIIALGCLIAYSLHGIFGSILGTLVLYTILRPAYMYMAEERGLNKSFSAILLLAVSVVVLVLPFYALSAMVIEKIAELQNDPIYFKNLLFKLKHLIPVGDDVQKLVEDGLKKAGSWATELFPSLISGAFNIVLGLLLMYFLLYFMLVERERFEAALIKYAPFRMQNAQRFAEEMRNTTYANVLGQGFIAIVQGSLLSLCFYVLGYSDPLFWGVITTFISFVPVLGPPVVFVPAALIQMVNGNNFAAWGMLIFGFVVIINIDNVLRFVIAKKVGNIHPIITVIGVVIGIPLFGILGLVFGPLLLSYFILLIKIYETSAMASERLERIKTISEQGEL